One Companilactobacillus farciminis KCTC 3681 = DSM 20184 genomic window, AATATGCAGCAGATCAATATTTATTGAAATATCGCAATTTAATTTTTAAAACTTTATCGGATAAAATATCGGAAAGTGATTTTTATAACAATATCGATGAATTCAATAATGACAAGCATTTGACGGCTGACCATGAATTAATTCTTCGCTTAGCCTTTAGCAGGATCACTAACCGACTCGATTATTTGCCAACGATTTTGTTGATTTTAGGAGATCATTTTACCCTCAAACAAGCCCGTGAAGTCTACGCAACTTTTTGGAAAGAGCCAGTTACAAACATTGATAACTCTAACTTTCGCAAGACTCACTCTCACCTCTTCACTGAAGTAGGCATTGAACACGGCAAGAGCGGTCGACCGGCCAAATTGTATAAACTTCGTGGTCTACTTGACCAAAAATAGGGCTTCTGCTAGTCTTATTTTTAAGCTATTTAAGGTACATTTTACTTTTAATAAAAATAGTTATTATTCTTTATAATTTTGGAGGTAGATCTTGAAATCACAAGAAATAAATACCAAGGACAATAGTGGCTTGAAACTACTAATGGTCATTGGTACGGCTTGGCTATTTGATGCTGCAGACGTAGCTTTATTATCATTTATCATGCCCTTATTAAAAAAAGAAATGCTATTAACTGACGGACAAGTGGGATTAGTTAGTTCCATTACGACTGTCGGTATGATTATCGGTGCCATTCTATTCGGTTACTTAGCTGATAAATTTGGCAAGAAAAATATTATCATCATTACGTTATTATTGTTCTCTATCAGTAATTTAGCACTGGCATTGACACAAAACTTGCCACAATTTCTCTTAGTCCGCTTCATCACGGGAATTGGACTTGGTGGCGAATTACCAGTAGCAACAACTATCATTGCTGATTCATTTTCGGGTCATCGTCGCTCAAAGATGTTAATTTTGGTCGATAGCTTTTGGGCCATTGGTTGGATATTAGCATCCCTACTAGCCTTTTTATTCATGCCGGTTTATGGCTGGCGTCCAACAGTTATCATTACTTCGGTTATGGCCCTTTACACATTAGTGATCAGACGCCATTTACCAGAGCAAACAAATGTCAAAAATGACAAATTGAATTTAAAGGTCGCTTTCGGTCAGATTTGGTCTAAGGATTTTCGTCGCGCTACTATTTGTTTGAGTATTCTCTGGTTTATCATCATGTTCACTTACTACGGTATGTTTTTGTGGCTACCTAGTGTCTTGATCAAACGTGGTTTCTCAGTTGTCCACAGTTTTAAATATACTTTATTGATGAGTTTTGCCCAGTTGCCAGGATATTTCTTAGCCGCTTATTTAATGGGTAAACTCAGTCGTAAAAAAGTTCTCGCCATTTATTTAACGGGTACTATCATCGGAGCATTTATGTTTGCCACTGCTCAAAGCGAGTTTTTAGTTGTCTTCAGTAGTTGTATTCTCTCCTTCTTTACTTTAGGTGCTTGGGGAATCATGATTGCCTTAACACCAACTCAATATCCATTAGAAATTCGTGGCGTTGGTATTGGTTTTACTCAATCGATTGGACGAATCGGTGCTACAATTGGACCTTACTTGATTGGTTTCTCATTAGGATTAGGTATCAATGTTTCAACCGTCTTCTCTTATTTCGTTGTCGGTTTAGTTATCGGTATCATCGTGCTAGTCTTTGGCATGGTCGATAACGATCAAAAATAATTAAAAAATTCATCTTAATCATTAATTCAAGGTCAAAAAAGCCTCTATTGGAGAATACTCCCGAATAGAGGCTTTTTATTCTATAATTGTTCAGTTTCTGGATGGTCTTTTGTCAAATGCTCAATCTTACCATCAACCTTGAAATACTTCTCAGTCAATTCCTTTAATTCTTCAATTGCTTCACTAGCACGTTTAGCTTGTTCCTCATTGGTAGCTTCAACAACCAAGACTGAATCAGTTGTATCTTCTGTCAACATAGTTCTTTGAGCCTCACGCCAGTTAAGACAACGACAAATGGCACCGGAATTATCATAATAAATAATTTCTCCTGGTAAAGCTGGTGAATCTTCAGTTGCACCTAATGGTTTGAAACCTTCGCCACCTTTAGCTTCTCCTAAATGCATGTCGCCATCAAAAGCGTTGATATTTTCTCCACCACAAGGAACACCATATTTTAAAGAAACACTGTTGTAAATATCAACTAGTGGATTGATTGGTGAGAATTCATGTCCTTGACTGACCCGTTTCAACAAAGCTTCAATTGAACAACGAGCACCTTTTTTAGTCTTGAATTGACGAAAGGCTTGACGCCATTGATCAATAACATCATTTTCACGGAAAACATCATTGGTGATAAACTTCTTCGATTCTTCTGAACCTTCGTGCAACAATTTAGCAAAGTATGGATCATCTTTTTCATCCACATGATTGTCGATCCCATGAATTGTTAAAGTACTAATTTGTGCTTCTGGGAATAATTCAAAAAACTCTTTATCTATAACTACTTTTGTCATTACTATTTCCTCAATTCTTTTTTTAAAATGAAATCTGTTTGTACTGAATCACCCATCGTAAAACGGTGAGAACTATACTTCTCAAAACCCAGAGAATGATAAAAATTCTGAGCTGCAAAGTTTTTCTCCCAGACGCCTAACCATAAACGATCTTTACCCAAATCATTGGCTCTTTTGATAGCAAATTCCAGCATTTTTTTGCCAATACCGTGACGTTTAAACTGCTCTCTGACATAGATTCGTTGAACTTCCAAAAAATCATCGGCCATTTTTTCACTCTGAGCATCCAGAATATTGATTTTCAAATATCCAGCAATTTCATCATCTTCATAAGCAAAATAGAACTCGGAATTCTGGTTGCTTAATTCTTGCCGCAAAACTTCAATATCATAAGCTTTTTTTAAATAGCCTTTTAAATTTGCTTCCGTATTATAAGGACCAAAAGTTGCTGAAAAAGTCTCAATACTGATATTTTGCAAAGCTTCAACATCTTCTGGCGTACATTTAATAAGTTTTATCATCAATACACCCGTTTATTACCTTTTTTTACGTATTCCCAATTTTCAGAAATGTTTTTCTCAACTACTTCCAAAAGTTCAAAGACTTGCTCCTTTTGACTATCTGATAGCCCACTTAAGGCAATCTCATTAGAATAATTTTCTTCACGAGACAAAATCGGATAAGTTTCTTCACCCTTTTTAGTCACATAAAGTTTTTTCTCTTTCTTATTGTCTGGAGCTTGTTTACGAACAATAAAGCCATTATTCTCAAGTTTCTTTATAGCCCGAGCTGCAGTCGTTCGATCAACTTTGATCATTTCAGCCACTTTTTCCTGAATGATACCAGGATTCTCGTAAATTCGTGCTAGATAAATATACTGTCCTTTAGTTAAATCATATTGCTTAAATTCAATATTACTGATTGAATCCAATGATCTAGCAATCACTCCAATAGATCTCAAAATGTCTACCACAAAATTACCTCTCTTCCAAACAAGTTGTATTGTATAATTATTTTATTGCATTTGCAACAAAACTTAAGGATAAAAAAATTAGCAACCTTTATTCGTTGCTAATTTTTTATTATATTAATGAATTGCAAAGTTTACATTATGGGCAAATTGGTCGATTTGTTCGATATAGTCTTCACCGTTTTCCAATTTAGCAAGTGTGGCTTGAACTTTTCGATCATCCCGCAATCGGCTAAATAAGTATTGGAAAGAATAATTCTTATTCAACAAATTATATGTTTTTAGAACAAAATCTTTGGAATAATCTTCTTTGTCGATGTCTTTTTGATTATTAATATCGGTATATAGCTCCGATAAAACTTTCTTTGCCTCAGTATTGTCATTTAGTTTCATCAATACGCACCACCTAATTAATTATTAATCTCTCGACAGAACTCCGCTTTTATGTAAGCGTTCACCACGTTCCGTATTTACATTATATAACTTCTAGGTAGAAATTTCATTGAAATGCCAAATATCATAAAATTAATTATTTTTTGTTTTGAAATTATGCTTTAATGATGGCCAAATCCACTTATCGGCACTAGCTATCAAGATTCCGTTAAAAATAAAAGAAAAGATGGTTCCAATATTAACTGAATAAACTTGACCGATGGCAATCCCCGCTACGATGATAATAATAATTGGAGGAATAAAATCAATAATTTGAGCTGCTGTTGAGTTACCTTTTAAATATAAGAACCTCAAAATATTGTCGTATCGTCATTTGGATGCATCACAATATTGGCTCTTTGATAAAGAGAAATAGCCACACAGAAAAAGACTACGCCTAAACAAGATAAAATAATTCTAATAAAAATTGGTAAGCTCGGTACACCTAAGAAATTGAGCAAATTAGTAAACACATTTACAAAATAACTGAAAAACATGACGTAGAGAACTTCACCAATCAAACGTTTTGTATCTAATCTTTTAATCAAGAATTGATTCGTGATTGCATTAATCACTCCGATAATGAATAACAATAGTCCCGTATTCCAACCAAACCACTTAGTCATATTGACTGCTGAAGCCGTCCACAGACCACTACCCATATCAGCCGAAATACACAAACCATTTCCAAAAGCATTTAAAATCAAACCAGAAATTAAGCCAATAACTCTAGTTTGGATTGAATTTTTGATAGTATCACCTCTTACACAATATGCTGTCTATCATACAACAAGATGACACGTTGATTCAAAAAACTATTTACCATAATTCATATTTAGAAATTCTGTTAAATCTTGAGCTGGATGTCCCATAATTGTTTGATAATCAGAACTGATTTCATCCAATAATCCTAATCCTCCGGCAGCATACATTGAAGATAACATATGTCCTTCATTGCCTTGGTTATAAATCTGAGCAAATTCATCAAGACTAACCGGTTGATAACCAATTTCACTGCCAGAAACTGAACTCAAAACTTTTGCTAACTGTGGCATTGTATAATTTCTCGATTGAGTTAATGTATAAATTCTTCCATTCTGCAACAAGGCTTCTTTACTGGCAACCTTGGCAAAGGCTTTGGCACTATCTTGCAAACTGATAAATGACAAGGCCTGATCTTTTACCGGATAAATAATATTTTGACGTTCAATCAACTCTGGTAAATAAGGTACCAAAGGATCTGCATACAAAGCATTACGTATAATCGTATAAGGAATTCCACTAGCAGCTAATCGACGTGGCAAGTAACCGTAAAAGGCGGACAAATCAAATGGATTATTAACTTGATCAGCAATAAAGCCCATCGATAAAATATGTCCAACTCGAGCTTTTTTAGCAGCCGTCAAAACATTTTCTAGTTCGCTAACTCGACTGAAACTATCGTGGCTTTTACTTGGAACGTAAATTAAAACATCAATATTTTCAAAAGCCTCCAATAAGATATCTTCTTTCAAGAAATCGATGCCAACAACTTTTGCACCAGCTTCTGCCAATGATTCGGCTTTAGAAACCGTGTGAACACCGACCGTAATATCGTTACTTGGCACCAATTCGACCAACTCATTAAAAATATGACCACCTAGATGGCCTGTTGCTCCAGTTAATAAATATTTCATCATCCTACCTCCATTTTCGTCACAAATGTTACTATATAAATAACAGGCTGTCAAATTAATCAACTTTATTCCTTTAAAAATTATATAATGGAATTAAAAGAATAATGGGGGGATTCCAATGCAAAAAATTATAATCGATCAAGCTTTTTGGGATTTGTTTCCTGATGTAAAAATTGCCGTAATGACAGCCCACAATGTCGACAATAAGGATCAAAATGTTCCAAATGATTTAATTCAAAACGCCAATAAGATTGCCAAAAAATGGGTACCTGATGACCCAATCAGTGCTAATCCGGTAGTTAAGGCTTGGCGTGATGCCTATCGTAAGTTCAAAACTAAAAAAGGTGCTCGTAACGCTGTGGAAAATCTCTTAAAACGGGCCAAAAATAACAAAGGCGTGGGCAATATCAATCCAGTCGTTGACGTCTACAATTCAGTTTCCCTAGAATACGCCTTCCCAATTGCCGCTGAAGACCTAGATAAAATTGTTGGCGACGTTCATCTAACTGTTGCCAAAGGTGGCGAACCTTTCACTCCCATCGGTGAAGATGAAATTGAAGAAGCCTTACCAGGTGAAGTAATTTATCGTGATGATCAAGATATAATTTCACGTTGCTGGGCTTGGCGAGACAGTGCCCGTGTAGCCGATACCGATGAAACCAAAAACTTACTATTTTATATGGAAAACATTCAACCTGAAAGAGACGATGACCACTTAGCTGCCGCTCATCAACTAGAAAAACGATTCCACGATTATCTAAATATCGACATCAATGACTTAACGATTCTTACTCGTGACAATCCAGAATTTGTTTTTGCTAAATAAAAAAATAATCCGCCTAATATTAGGTGGATTATTTTTTACCATTGTTCATGATTCCAAAGTCGACCGTCGACTTCGCCTTCTAATTGTGCTTGACGTTGATTTTGTTCTTCAATCACTTTTTTCATCGCTACCAAAAAGGCCCGATTTTCATATTGAGTCTGTTTAGTAGATAAATCATTAACTGTTTTACTTAACCATTGACCAGTTTCACTCATAATTATTCGTCCTCACCTTGTTTGATTAAACTAATCGTACTCTTCAATTGTGAAATATCCTCTCGTTGCTGGATAAAAGTATTCAAAATTGTCTCACATTCGTTACAGTTTGTACCATCAAAATTCTTAAATCGGTCAGTGAATTCTCTTTCAAACCAAATTTGACGATTTTGTAAACTGTCGGGGTATTGTTGCGTTAAATAACGTTGATAATCAATCAGCAACTGCATCTGTGTATTTTCTTGCAAATATTGAAATTGGGCAATCGTAAATACTGGCAAGATTTGCATCTTAGCACGTTGAGCAATTGCAAAATAAGGCGCCATTATCTCATCGATCGTCACATTCTCACTGCCGCCACGTTGAAAATCCTTCAAGGGCATCCCGGTACTGACAACGATACCGAATTCTTTTTCGGCTAAATTATCGTCACCATCACCATAGACAAAATTTCTCGTCAAAACGTTATCTTCCCAATGCTTCAATCCTTCTGGGGCTGCATACCAATATAAAGGAAATTGAAAAATTATTCGATCATGTTCCTTTAACAAAGCTTGTTCTTTTTCGACATCAATTTCTGACAATTCTTCTACATGATGCCAAGTCACGTCTTGCAATTTAGCACCTTGCAGCAAAAATTGCTGTGTCTGTGAATTATTGATTTCTGGGTGTGACACTATTACCAAAGTTTTCAAAATTAACATCTCCAATCAAGACTAGAATAGCAAAAAATCACTCTTTATAACAGTTGAAACTATTTTCTAGAAATTAATTCCAACGACAAAATCCAATGATATACTGAAGAAGATACCGATTCGCTTAAGGAGTTTATTATGGAAAAATATTATATAGTTGATAGCTCTATTCTTCCGGAATCATTTGAAAAAGTTATTGAAGCACGTAACTTATTGGAAACAAAAAAAGTCCACAACGTTAGCGAAGCCGTCAAAGTCGTAGGCATTAGTCGTGGAACTTATTATAAATATAAAGATTTGGTTTTTAAGCCTGACGAAGAAAGAAACGAGCGCAAAGCTGTAATTTCAATGATGCTCAAACACCAACAAGGAACGCTCTCCAAAGTTCTAGTTGACATCTCTGAATTGAACGCTTCTATCTTGACTATCAACCAAAACATCCCTATTCATAACATTGCGACCGTCGTCATTTCCTTAGATATCAGTCATCTAAACGGAACTATGGACGATTTGATCGATAAACTACAATTGTCTGACGCCGTAGAAAATGTGCAGTTAGTTGCGATCGAGTAAGCTCTCTTGTTTCTTTCTTAACTTCGGTTAGTAATAAGATTCCGTCCTCCATAGCAAAGAAAATTTGGCTGGAACGTAGTGGGCACGATTTTGAGCTTTTGCATAAACCAAGTGCGCAAAATCTCAAAACTCGACCTTATTCTAAGCAACAAGTTGCTAAGAATAAATTCACTACTGAGCCAATTTTCTTTGCTATTCCGGACTGGATAGTGGTTCTATATTTTTTTATGATCAAACATATAAACATCAATTCAGATAAATGGTTATCAACTATATCTGAATTGATGCTTTTTTGATTTACTTGAAATAAATAATAAAAAACATTTTCCAGTCGGTAGTGGCAGCTTTGTGGATGCTCAGTACTGAAATTTCACTTAGCAATTTATTGCTTAGTGAAAGGTCAAGCTTTAAGACAGTTCCCGATTCTGGAATTGGCTTAAAGTTGTACCCAGTACGTTCCAGCATCCACAAAGCAGAACGGACGACGACATCTAAGGATAACCTAAAATTAAGAAAGGACCCTCTCTTTTTGAGGGCTTTTTATTTTGGCCACGCAATGTACATGGCAATTAAGACATTTACTGTTCCAAAAGTGAATAAACATTTCGACATAAATCGATTTTTAACATGGTTTCCATAAAATACTAAAAATAGCCCGAGGACAAAAATAATTATCATCCATAAAAAGTTCATTGCGTCACCTACCATTTAAGATTTCTATTCAAGTGATACTTTAAAGGATAAATGTGACTAAATAATGAATTTGTTATGGAGAATCTGTTCTTTTAATTTCGTTGCCACAAGAAATGTTCAATATCGTGCAGCACTCTGGGATTTCTTCTCGTCAAGGCACTGTGTTCTGCCCGATTTCCCGTAAAGAGTCGTGCTTGATACGTTTGATGCGGTCCTTTAAAGACTTTTTTCAATGATTTTGCCGACGAAACCGGTACAGCTTTATCAAAATGATCTTCTTTAGAAAGCTGCCCGATGATATTCAATTCCCGAACGTGAAGTTGACGCATAACCGAATCAGGATGAGTATATTTATCAAAGTCTCTGGTCAATTGATCAGAATAGCGCCAAGGGTTACGTCGATAAATGTCTCGATTCAACACTTGCATCGGCGCAGCAATATTTACTAAGGAATCGATTTGAGGTTGATTTTTCTTGTCGCTATATTTAAATAAGTAATACATAACGGCGTTATTGCCCCAAGAATGTGCCACGGCATTAAACCTAGTTATCTGATATCTTTTTTGCAAGGTCAAAATAATCGTATTGATCCACTTAGCTGTTTTATGGTAATCGGATTGATGATTATTGCCAAACAAAACTTGAATTTCTGGATTCTTAGCATTTTTGGGCCAAGTTCCATCAAAACTGAGCTTACCCTTTTTCGAAACAAAAATAGTCAACGTTCTAGTCGCGTACCCGTCGGCTTGTGATTGATCAATTAAGTAGTCCATCGACCGCACCGTACCACCAAAACCATGAAAAAATAACGTTGGAATTTCTCTAGGATTATTGGAGCTGGCAAAAGTAGTTTGAGCGTTGGTTAAAAAACCTAAACTGACTGCGAAACTAATTAATAATATTTTGATTAATAATTTATTTTTCATTATTACCAAAGTTTAATGCATTTTTACTTTGAGTCAACAAAAAAAGGCTTAGATTTCTCTAAGTCTTTTTGATTACAAATTTTGACCCTTTTCCCAAGTAGTCTTTGATAGTAATAAACCTTTTTTGACTAAGTTATTAAACAATTGGTGCGTGCGAGAAGAAATTTCACCAGCTGTTGTTTGGTTGCTTGCTGTCAAAAATTCAGTGACATCATCAGCTTTTGCTACCGCTTGATCAGTTTCTTCAACTCGTTGACGAGCAAATGATTGGCAGCCGTCTAAGTAAGCATGAACCATATCAGAATATTCGTGATAATGTGGCTCGATAATAACTGACAAAGTCTTCTCTAACCAATAAACATTGTCGACTGAAACTTCAGTAGTTGTATTCTTATAGTCTTCTGGTGTATCAGTAATGTTAGTAAAGAATGGTACATAAGGACTGTAAGCAAAGAATCCCATTGACAACCATTGAATAGCTGCGTGATCATCATCAACATCATTTCTGATTTGTAAAATTGATGAAGCTTGATTTCTATCCATAGCAATAGAACGGAATTGACGTTGTTCTTTTGGAGTTCCTGAAGCAAAGGTTCCAAATGGATCATACTTCGTACCATTGTAATGTGATGACAAGAAAGCCTCAACATCTTCAATAGCTAATTTCTTGGCAGGTTTTCTGCACATTGGCATATCTTGAGCGGTTGGCACTTGTTCAATTTCTGGGTTGAACATCTTTTGTCCATACCAAGTACGTGGCGTGTTGTAATAAGCATCAGCTTCACTTTGAGTTCCAAAAATTTCACGGAAATTAAAGTGACCTGGTTGTGGATTTAAATGATGTTTTTCGACAAATTCAACCAAATCAGTTGCTACTAAGAAGTTATCAGTATCATTGACGTCAACTTCTTGCATGACGGTTTGGTTAGGTACGATAGCATAAGTATCTTCTGGCAAACGCATAGCAGCCCAATGGTGACCGCCCGCTGTTTCTAAGAGCCAGATTTCATCTTTATCGTTAAAAGCAATACTATTGCATTCACCAGTACCATATTTTTCCAACAAAGCGCCCAATCTCTTGGCACCTTCTTTGGCGGATTTAACGTATGGCAAAACTAAGGTCAACATTGCTTCTTCATCAATACCATCGTGAACTAATGGATCGTATCCTAAAACGCGGGCATTAGTAGCAGTAGTTTCTGTTGAACTCATACCAACATTTAATTCATTAATACCAGCTTCTTCATATTGACCATCACTTTGGTCTGCCTGTGGTGTAGCAGTATATCTTAGAGCGTGTTCAGGTAGTGGTACTTTTACACCTGTAGTTACTGAAGTATAAAAAGCATTCTTTTGATCTTTTGCAACATGTGCAACAAATTTAATGGGATTGATTGGACCATAACCGTCTTCATTACGGGCGACAATAGTGGAACCATCCATGCTAGCAGCTTTACCAACTAGTATCTCAGTACAATCGGAACTTGGATTTATCATTTTGTTCCCTCCCTTTAAAATAAGTATAAAATTAAAAAAGCTTTTAATCTAGTAGCTATATTAGAAATTTTATAATTATACAAAAAAAACAGAACAAATTAATGTTCTGCTTCTCAAATATTTATCTTAAAGTACTTCAACAGATGCAGTAGTTACACCGTATGAAGGAATTTGGTTATTTGGCATAGCAACGTCCAATTGGTTAGGGTTACTGTATGCAAATGTACCTGTATCGTTAACTGTTCTGATCAATACTGTACCATCAGAAAGTGTGATCTTAAGTGTTGTACCCTTAGGGAATACTGAAAGGTTAGCGGCAACACCACCATAACCCATGTTTGAACCTAGTACGGCTGGATCATAGAAAGAAATCTTGAATGTTCCTTGTGATGTACCAGTTTGTGTTGTTGATTGTGTTGTAGTAGCAGCACTTTGAGTTGTAGCTTGTGTTGTATTTTGTGCTTGGTAACTTGTATCTTCAGTAGTTTGTGTTGCTTGAGCTGTTTGTGTTATGTCTTGAGCAGCTTGTGTTGTTGTATCTGTAGCGGCTGCAGTTGTAGCACCTGGCAATGTTACTGTTTCACCAGGGAAGATCAAGTCGTATCCGCCAACTTCACGGCCGTTAGCTTGTTCAAGTTCAGCGATTGTTACGCCAGCATTTTCAGCGATGCTCTTGTATGTGTCGCCTGCTTCAACTTGGACATGGTTACTGTCGAGTTGTACTGCAGCTTGAGCAGTTTTTGTTGTTGCAGAAATTGCTGTTAAAGCCATAGTACTTACTAAAGCGATAGATAAAACTTTTTTCATGAATTAATTACATCCTTATATTTAAAATTGTTTAGCCCTCATTTGCTATGTTGCATATACTAACAGGTATTTATTACACAACAACGTCCGTAAAGTTACAAAAAAGCTGTTTTCTGTAATTTTAGTAATACAACTGAAACAAACATCCGTTCTATCGTTGGTATAACTCACTTTTGATTTTCATAAAATAGCCAATAAAAAACTAAATAATCTCAAATTTTTTCGCACTTTTTTGAATTGTCAATTTATAAAAAGATTAAAAAAACACTACAAATCCTAATTTAACAAGGTTTGTGGTGCTTTGCTTTAAAAAATATAACTAAAAATATCGGTCAAACTAATTATTGTGTTTCTTTTGAAATTTAGCAATTGCCTTGTATTCTGGCTCTAAAATCTTGGAAATACGAATCCAAATCGGTAATAATTCTCGATAAACTTTGGAATTTTCATAATTTGGTTGGTGCGTATCAGTCACGCCGACCATATTTTTTACCGCTGATAAATCGTCTATATAACCTAACGAATACATTGCCAAAACAGCTGCTCCCAGACAAGAACTTTCAAAACT contains:
- a CDS encoding C69 family dipeptidase is translated as MINPSSDCTEILVGKAASMDGSTIVARNEDGYGPINPIKFVAHVAKDQKNAFYTSVTTGVKVPLPEHALRYTATPQADQSDGQYEEAGINELNVGMSSTETTATNARVLGYDPLVHDGIDEEAMLTLVLPYVKSAKEGAKRLGALLEKYGTGECNSIAFNDKDEIWLLETAGGHHWAAMRLPEDTYAIVPNQTVMQEVDVNDTDNFLVATDLVEFVEKHHLNPQPGHFNFREIFGTQSEADAYYNTPRTWYGQKMFNPEIEQVPTAQDMPMCRKPAKKLAIEDVEAFLSSHYNGTKYDPFGTFASGTPKEQRQFRSIAMDRNQASSILQIRNDVDDDHAAIQWLSMGFFAYSPYVPFFTNITDTPEDYKNTTTEVSVDNVYWLEKTLSVIIEPHYHEYSDMVHAYLDGCQSFARQRVEETDQAVAKADDVTEFLTASNQTTAGEISSRTHQLFNNLVKKGLLLSKTTWEKGQNL
- a CDS encoding alpha/beta hydrolase encodes the protein MKNKLLIKILLISFAVSLGFLTNAQTTFASSNNPREIPTLFFHGFGGTVRSMDYLIDQSQADGYATRTLTIFVSKKGKLSFDGTWPKNAKNPEIQVLFGNNHQSDYHKTAKWINTIILTLQKRYQITRFNAVAHSWGNNAVMYYLFKYSDKKNQPQIDSLVNIAAPMQVLNRDIYRRNPWRYSDQLTRDFDKYTHPDSVMRQLHVRELNIIGQLSKEDHFDKAVPVSSAKSLKKVFKGPHQTYQARLFTGNRAEHSALTRRNPRVLHDIEHFLWQRN
- a CDS encoding ACT domain-containing protein, which translates into the protein MEKYYIVDSSILPESFEKVIEARNLLETKKVHNVSEAVKVVGISRGTYYKYKDLVFKPDEERNERKAVISMMLKHQQGTLSKVLVDISELNASILTINQNIPIHNIATVVISLDISHLNGTMDDLIDKLQLSDAVENVQLVAIE
- a CDS encoding B3/4 domain-containing protein; protein product: MQKIIIDQAFWDLFPDVKIAVMTAHNVDNKDQNVPNDLIQNANKIAKKWVPDDPISANPVVKAWRDAYRKFKTKKGARNAVENLLKRAKNNKGVGNINPVVDVYNSVSLEYAFPIAAEDLDKIVGDVHLTVAKGGEPFTPIGEDEIEEALPGEVIYRDDQDIISRCWAWRDSARVADTDETKNLLFYMENIQPERDDDHLAAAHQLEKRFHDYLNIDINDLTILTRDNPEFVFAK
- a CDS encoding MFS transporter, whose translation is MVIGTAWLFDAADVALLSFIMPLLKKEMLLTDGQVGLVSSITTVGMIIGAILFGYLADKFGKKNIIIITLLLFSISNLALALTQNLPQFLLVRFITGIGLGGELPVATTIIADSFSGHRRSKMLILVDSFWAIGWILASLLAFLFMPVYGWRPTVIITSVMALYTLVIRRHLPEQTNVKNDKLNLKVAFGQIWSKDFRRATICLSILWFIIMFTYYGMFLWLPSVLIKRGFSVVHSFKYTLLMSFAQLPGYFLAAYLMGKLSRKKVLAIYLTGTIIGAFMFATAQSEFLVVFSSCILSFFTLGAWGIMIALTPTQYPLEIRGVGIGFTQSIGRIGATIGPYLIGFSLGLGINVSTVFSYFVVGLVIGIIVLVFGMVDNDQK
- a CDS encoding NAD(P)H-dependent oxidoreductase; translation: MKTLVIVSHPEINNSQTQQFLLQGAKLQDVTWHHVEELSEIDVEKEQALLKEHDRIIFQFPLYWYAAPEGLKHWEDNVLTRNFVYGDGDDNLAEKEFGIVVSTGMPLKDFQRGGSENVTIDEIMAPYFAIAQRAKMQILPVFTIAQFQYLQENTQMQLLIDYQRYLTQQYPDSLQNRQIWFEREFTDRFKNFDGTNCNECETILNTFIQQREDISQLKSTISLIKQGEDE
- a CDS encoding B3/4 domain-containing protein, translating into MTKVVIDKEFFELFPEAQISTLTIHGIDNHVDEKDDPYFAKLLHEGSEESKKFITNDVFRENDVIDQWRQAFRQFKTKKGARCSIEALLKRVSQGHEFSPINPLVDIYNSVSLKYGVPCGGENINAFDGDMHLGEAKGGEGFKPLGATEDSPALPGEIIYYDNSGAICRCLNWREAQRTMLTEDTTDSVLVVEATNEEQAKRASEAIEELKELTEKYFKVDGKIEHLTKDHPETEQL
- a CDS encoding GNAT family N-acetyltransferase — encoded protein: MIKLIKCTPEDVEALQNISIETFSATFGPYNTEANLKGYLKKAYDIEVLRQELSNQNSEFYFAYEDDEIAGYLKINILDAQSEKMADDFLEVQRIYVREQFKRHGIGKKMLEFAIKRANDLGKDRLWLGVWEKNFAAQNFYHSLGFEKYSSHRFTMGDSVQTDFILKKELRK
- a CDS encoding SDR family oxidoreductase, which encodes MKYLLTGATGHLGGHIFNELVELVPSNDITVGVHTVSKAESLAEAGAKVVGIDFLKEDILLEAFENIDVLIYVPSKSHDSFSRVSELENVLTAAKKARVGHILSMGFIADQVNNPFDLSAFYGYLPRRLAASGIPYTIIRNALYADPLVPYLPELIERQNIIYPVKDQALSFISLQDSAKAFAKVASKEALLQNGRIYTLTQSRNYTMPQLAKVLSSVSGSEIGYQPVSLDEFAQIYNQGNEGHMLSSMYAAGGLGLLDEISSDYQTIMGHPAQDLTEFLNMNYGK
- a CDS encoding MarR family winged helix-turn-helix transcriptional regulator; the encoded protein is MVDILRSIGVIARSLDSISNIEFKQYDLTKGQYIYLARIYENPGIIQEKVAEMIKVDRTTAARAIKKLENNGFIVRKQAPDNKKEKKLYVTKKGEETYPILSREENYSNEIALSGLSDSQKEQVFELLEVVEKNISENWEYVKKGNKRVY
- a CDS encoding NrtR DNA-binding winged helix domain-containing protein, whose protein sequence is MVETNLNNNLIINVANIIWSFDPTNKEIVVLLVKNSLGQNTDKWGLPTTILRQNESAEEASLRLIREKIGIKLPEFSTEQLATFSNVNRTQKNREIALTYMTYLPQKVDLTAGYGAKDAEWFHVQYAADQYLLKYRNLIFKTLSDKISESDFYNNIDEFNNDKHLTADHELILRLAFSRITNRLDYLPTILLILGDHFTLKQAREVYATFWKEPVTNIDNSNFRKTHSHLFTEVGIEHGKSGRPAKLYKLRGLLDQK